A single window of Liolophura sinensis isolate JHLJ2023 chromosome 6, CUHK_Ljap_v2, whole genome shotgun sequence DNA harbors:
- the LOC135466143 gene encoding LOW QUALITY PROTEIN: threonine aspartase 1-like (The sequence of the model RefSeq protein was modified relative to this genomic sequence to represent the inferred CDS: deleted 1 base in 1 codon) — MANKAVIMVHAGAGYHSVSREKQYKEVCEEACKQAMTLLLDGASALDGVAAAVKVLEDSSCTNAGLGSALTLEGKVECDSGVMDGESLLFGAVGAISGVKNPVCVAKKLVEGQTKTLSLGRIPPSVLVGTGASDWALHNGCEVVTDSTLITDFSLKTYCQHKRKLEETENKKAKRVRGHLKVNNEEKTISDDDPSLVQDTVGAVCLDSRGNVASAVSSGGISLKHPGRIGQAAVYGAGCWAESKTPLSPGVAVSTSGCGEHLMRTLLARECAQALHSTDIVPVALSQTFVNKFLGSKFLQNVSEKLGGVIVMKHQTEGEGDEDEKLGGVIAMKQQPEEEDDDDDLVDEKLGGVTVMTHHTEEEGDEGRGHTDDTPVWCFLLCNGG, encoded by the exons ATGGCTAACAAGGCTGTGATTATGGTGCATGCAG GTGCAGGTTATCATTCTGTGTCAAGAGAAAAGCAGTACAAGGAAGTGTGTGAGGAGGCCTGTAAACAG GCTATGACGCTACTCTTAGATGGAGCTTCAGCATTAGATGGTGTGGCTGCTGCTGTAAAAGTTTTAGAG GACTCCAGCTGTACAAATGCAGGCCTGGGTTCAGCTTTGACTCTGGAAGGGAAGGTAGAATGTGACTCTGGAGTCATGGATGGAGAGTCTCTTCTATTTGGTGCCGTGGGAGCTATATCAG GTGTGAAAAACCCTGTCTGTGTGGCAAAAAAACTGGTGGAAGGACAGACAAAAACATTGTCACTGGGTAGAATTCCCCCAAG TGTTTTGGTGGGTACTGGTGCCAGTGACTGGGCCCTCCACAATGGGTGTGAAGTGGTCACTGACAGCACTCTCATCACAG ACTTCTCTCTGAAGACTTATTGTCAGCACAAGAGGAAGCTGGAGGAGACAGAAAACAAGAAGGCAAAGAGGGTTAGAGGTCATTTGAAGGTCAACAATGAAGAA AAGACTATATCGGATGATGACCCAAGCCTTGTCCAGGACACTGTTGGTGCCGTCTGTTTAGATAGCCGTGGAAATGTAGCATCCGCAGTGTCATCAGGAGGAATTTCCTTAAAACACCCTGGTCGGATTGGGCAG GCCGCTGTTTATGGGGCA GGGTGTTGGGCGGAGTCTAAGACACCTTTGTCACCAGGAGTGGCAGTCTCCACATCAG GCTGTGGTGAACATTTAATGAGGACTTTGCTAGCAAGAGAGTGTGCCCAGGCTCTTCATTCTACAGACATAGTCCCAGTGGCATTAAGCCAaacatttgtcaacaaattCTTAG GCTCAAAATTCTTGCAGAATGTCAGTGAGAAGCTAGGCGGTGTAATAGTCATGAAACATCAGACAGAGGGAGAGGGAGATGAAG ATGAGAAGCTAGGTGGTGTAATAGCGATGAAACAACAGCCAGAAGAAGAGGATGATG ATGATGATTTGGTAGATGAGAAGCTAGGTGGTGTAACAGTGATGACACATCACACAGAGGAAGAGGGAGATGAAGGTAGGGGACACACAGATGACACTCCAGTGTGGTGTTTTCTCCTGTGCAATGGTGGTTAG
- the LOC135468372 gene encoding phosphatidate cytidylyltransferase, mitochondrial-like, with product MASASIRLSRVFKKESWCKLFPLGVRQVQLFSSYLSERKSTSAHLVESPLHRILSHLPGQMQMAFAYGSGVFQQEGHKDFSQNMIDFIIAVDDPVSWHRENIKVNGKHYSFLKYFGPRYINRVQSQYGAGVYFNTLVPCEGRLIKYGVIGTDKLEIDLLDWETLYVSGRLHKPVKMLKAPSKSSLIAALDINLKSAVHAALLLLPDEFSEIDLYTTIAGLSYNGDFRMVIGEDRNKVSNIVRPNVERFRKLYENILDNEEHIFWNKSKGFLEQYPNHAVQYHHLNLLPKMVQMNLVAVRNVSGRYYDTEEVIRSFAHSSQCDEYVAKSIEEIVRKSSRSQSIKTIFTAGLKKSIVYSCKKLKKMVKGSNKI from the coding sequence ATGGCCTCTGCATCCATACGGTTGAGTAGAGTTTTCAAAAAAGAGAGCTGGTGTAAACTTTTCCCACTTGGTGTGAGACAGGTTCAACTTTTCAGCAGTTATCTTTCAGAGAGAAAATCCACCAGTGCTCACCTGGTGGAGTCGCCTTTACATCGTATTCTTAGCCATCTGCCTGGACAAATGCAAATGGCTTTTGCTTATGGATCAGGAGTGTTTCAACAAGAAGGCCATAAGGACTTCTCCCAAAACATGATAGATTTTATTATAGCAGTTGACGATCCTGTGTCCTGGCATCGTGAAAATATCAAAGTGAACGGAAAACATTATTCTTTTCTGAAATACTTTGGGCCACGGTATATTAACAGGGTACAGAGCCAGTATGGAGCAGGGGTTTATTTTAACACCTTAGTGCCATGTGAAGGTCGCTTGATAAAGTATGGTGTTATTGGAACAGATAAACTAGAAATTGATCTTCTGGACTGGGAAACACTGTATGTGAGTGGTAGGCTTCATAAACCAGTGAAGATGCTGAAAGCTCCATCTAAAAGTTCACTTATAGCAGCACTGGATATTAATTTGAAGAGTGCCGTGCATGCTGCTTTGTTGCTTCTACCTGATGAGTTTTCAGAAATTGACCTCTACACAACCATTGCAGGACTCTCTTACAATGGAGACTTTCGAATGGTTATTGGTGAAGACAGGAACAAAGTTTCTAATATTGTGAGGCCAAATGTAGAACGATTTCGTAAACTCTATGAAAACATTCTTGACAATGAAGAACATATATTTTGGAACAAGAGTAAAGGTTTCCTGGAACAATATCCTAATCATGCTGTCCAATATCATCATCTAAATTTGCTTCCCAAAATGGTTCAGATGAATCTGGTCGCTGTGCGCAATGTGAGTGGTCGCTATTACGACACTGAAGAAGTCATTCGCAGCTTTGCACATAGTAGTCAATGTGACGAGTATGTGGCCAAAAGTATTGAGGAAATTGTCCGGAAATCCAGTAGATCACAGAGCATTAAAACTATCTTCACAGCAGGCCTGAAGAAATCCATAGTATACAGTTGtaaaaagttgaagaaaatGGTGAAAGGTTCAAACAAAATATAG